The following are from one region of the Corylus avellana chromosome ca1, CavTom2PMs-1.0 genome:
- the LOC132166598 gene encoding cyclin-dependent kinase inhibitor 7-like — MEDSVRNCKRNAVVEGSSAGAGVSKRRRVVGLASSNVDLENQSLCMDSGGMNAGDLCSSFCTDQFPASCCSSNESSEVVRDNLRLLDLEAKSFETVDSTYINRKFSTVTTTSSELCEDSDEMDSLATKPPAAQTPPKAEIEEFFAKAEKYEQKRFAEKYNYDIVKDVPLEGRYQWFRLKP; from the exons ATGGAGGATAGTGTGAGAAACTGTAAGCGGAATGCCGTGGTGGAGGGCTCAAGCGCAGGCGCGGGGGTGTCCAAGAGGAGGAGAGTTGTTGGTTTGGCTTCGTCGAATGTCGACCTAGAGAACCAGAGTTTGTGCATGGATTCCGGCGGAATGAACGCCGGTGACTTGTGCTCGAGCTTTTGTACGGACCAGTTCCCGGCGTCTTGTTGCTCCAGCAATGAGTCGAGCGAGGTCGTGAGGGACAACTTGAGGCTCTTAGATCTGGAG GCCAAGAGTTTCGAAACCGTAGACTCAACGTATATCAACAGAAAATTCAG CACAGTGACGACGACGTCGAGCGAGCTCTGCGAAGACTCAGACGAAATGGACTCGCTGGCGACGAAGCCTCCGGCGGCGCAGACTCCACCTAAGGCGGAGATCGAGGAGTTCTTCGCGAAGGCTGAGAAGTACGAGCAAAAGCGGTTCGCCGAGAA GTACAACTATGACATTGTGAAGGATGTGCCCTTGGAGGGTCGGTACCAGTGGTTTCGTTTGAAGCCATGA